One Dietzia sp. JS16-p6b genomic window carries:
- the rpe gene encoding ribulose-phosphate 3-epimerase, with amino-acid sequence MSYQPLIAPSILSADFACLDREIDRIPAADWIHVDVMDGHFVPNLSFGAPVAKAVGRVTDKPMDCHLMITDPLRWVGDYVDAGAASVTFHVEATDDPEAVAELLHSRGCRAGISIKPGTAVEPYLDLLAHVDMVLVMSVEPGFGGQSFMPEVLDKVRTLRAEIDRRGLDVLIQIDGGIDSNTIGDAAAAGCDVFVAGSAVYGAPDPDGMIETLRAGAAAARA; translated from the coding sequence ATGTCGTACCAGCCGCTCATCGCGCCGTCGATCCTGTCCGCCGACTTCGCCTGCCTCGACCGGGAGATCGACCGCATCCCCGCCGCCGACTGGATCCATGTCGACGTGATGGACGGCCACTTCGTGCCCAATCTGTCCTTCGGTGCCCCCGTCGCCAAGGCGGTCGGGAGGGTCACCGACAAGCCGATGGACTGTCACCTCATGATCACCGACCCGCTGCGGTGGGTGGGTGACTACGTCGATGCCGGCGCGGCCAGCGTGACCTTCCACGTGGAGGCCACCGACGATCCGGAGGCCGTCGCGGAGCTGCTGCACTCGCGCGGGTGCCGGGCGGGCATCTCCATCAAGCCGGGCACTGCGGTGGAGCCGTACCTCGACCTGCTCGCGCACGTGGACATGGTTCTGGTGATGAGCGTCGAGCCCGGGTTCGGGGGACAGTCGTTCATGCCCGAGGTGCTCGACAAGGTTCGCACGCTGCGCGCCGAGATCGACCGGCGCGGGCTCGACGTGCTGATCCAGATCGACGGTGGGATCGATTCGAACACGATCGGGGACGCGGCCGCCGCGGGCTGTGACGTCTTCGTCGCCGGGTCCGCCGTCTACGGCGCGCCCGACCCCGACGGCATGATCGAGACCCTGCGCGCGGGGGCCGCGGCCGCGCGGGCGTGA
- a CDS encoding RsmB/NOP family class I SAM-dependent RNA methyltransferase — protein sequence MSADGGRGRGPGGDGGPRGGRQGGGRSGGRSGGGRSGGGRRDAPRSAGTRRDSRTPRQIRPDARTVALAVMAAVRERAAYANLLLPSELRKARLDTRDAALATELTYGTLRTQGLLDRIIAEAAGRTVDEIDPPVLDLVRLGAYQLLFTRIGAHAAVDTSVEAARTLGLGRAGAFVNAVLRKVSAQDLDSWVEVLRKDVADPVARLAVGTAHPEWIARAFAESLGADAGELPELLAADDARPKVHLAALPGAISAEELALVTGGSEGVVSPYAVHLDSGDPGALDAVRDGLATVQDEGSQVVALAASRAPLVGEDGGRWLDLCAGPGGKAVMLGALAEIEGATVTGVEVSEHRADLVREATRDLPVTVFTADGRDPGLEPGFDRVLLDAPCSGLGALRRRPEARWRKTASDIPGLVILQRELLESALRLVRPGGVVLYATCSPHLSETVSMIREADRRGDVELLDIREVLAGIGGTSTEGLGGGPWVQLWPHRHGTDAMFMAGLRRLGNVPTPSKREE from the coding sequence ATGAGCGCCGATGGCGGGCGGGGCCGCGGGCCCGGAGGCGACGGCGGCCCGCGGGGCGGCCGGCAGGGCGGCGGCAGGTCGGGTGGCAGGTCGGGTGGCGGCAGATCGGGCGGGGGGCGACGGGACGCGCCCCGATCCGCAGGCACCCGGCGAGACAGCCGGACACCCCGGCAGATCCGCCCCGATGCCCGGACGGTCGCCCTCGCCGTGATGGCGGCGGTTCGCGAGCGCGCGGCGTACGCGAACCTGCTGCTCCCGTCCGAGCTCAGGAAGGCGCGACTCGACACGCGGGACGCCGCATTGGCGACCGAGCTCACCTACGGCACCCTCCGGACGCAAGGACTGCTCGACCGCATCATCGCGGAGGCGGCCGGTCGGACGGTCGACGAGATCGACCCACCGGTCCTGGATCTGGTGAGGCTGGGCGCCTATCAGTTGTTGTTCACCCGGATCGGGGCGCACGCGGCCGTCGACACGAGTGTGGAGGCGGCGCGGACACTGGGGTTGGGCCGGGCCGGGGCGTTCGTCAACGCAGTGCTGCGCAAGGTCTCCGCGCAGGATCTGGACAGCTGGGTCGAGGTGCTGCGGAAAGACGTGGCCGACCCCGTCGCCCGGCTGGCGGTGGGCACCGCGCACCCGGAGTGGATCGCGCGCGCGTTCGCGGAGTCCCTCGGGGCGGACGCCGGGGAGCTGCCCGAGCTGCTGGCCGCCGATGACGCGCGCCCCAAGGTGCACCTCGCAGCCCTGCCCGGCGCCATCTCCGCCGAGGAACTCGCGCTGGTGACCGGCGGCAGCGAGGGCGTCGTGTCGCCGTACGCGGTCCACCTCGACTCCGGTGATCCCGGTGCCCTCGACGCGGTGAGAGACGGTCTCGCCACGGTGCAGGACGAGGGCAGCCAGGTGGTCGCCCTCGCCGCCTCCCGTGCGCCGCTCGTCGGCGAGGACGGGGGCCGGTGGTTGGATCTGTGCGCCGGCCCCGGGGGCAAGGCCGTGATGCTGGGCGCGTTGGCGGAGATCGAGGGCGCGACGGTGACCGGTGTCGAGGTCTCCGAACACCGGGCCGACCTGGTGCGGGAGGCCACGCGGGACCTGCCGGTGACCGTATTCACCGCGGACGGCCGGGATCCCGGCCTCGAGCCGGGGTTCGATCGGGTCCTCCTCGACGCCCCGTGCTCGGGACTCGGCGCCCTCCGGCGGCGTCCCGAGGCCCGGTGGCGCAAGACCGCCTCAGACATCCCGGGACTGGTGATCCTGCAGCGGGAACTGCTGGAGTCGGCACTGCGACTGGTCCGGCCCGGGGGCGTGGTGCTCTACGCCACGTGTTCCCCCCACCTGTCCGAGACGGTGTCGATGATCCGTGAGGCCGACCGGCGCGGGGATGTCGAACTCCTCGACATCCGCGAGGTCCTCGCGGGGATCGGCGGGACCTCCACCGAGGGCCTCGGAGGCGGACCGTGGGTGCAGCTCTGGCCTCACCGCCACGGCACCGATGCGATGTTCATGGCGGGGTTGCGACGGCTAGGGAACGTCCCCACACCGTCGAAACGAGAGGAGTGA
- the fmt gene encoding methionyl-tRNA formyltransferase: MRLVFAGTPQAAVPSLEALVSCDRHEVVAVVSRPDARTGRGRSLSRSAVAAVADDAGIEVLTPPNARDPQFAERLRELAPDAVPVVAYGHLVPRPVLDIPTHGWVNLHFSLLPAWRGAAPVNAAIEAGDEVTGATTFLLDEGMDTGPVLGTMTEAIRPRDTAGDLLGRLSMSGAELLVATLDAIEAGEARAVPQPTDGISRAGKITIDDARVRWADPALAVDRHIRSVTPAPGAWTTLAGERVKIGAATPSDEGTTALTPGRIRLDKRTLLVGTATSPMVLEAVQPPGKKMMNAVDWARGARLDAEAEFA; the protein is encoded by the coding sequence GTGCGTCTCGTCTTCGCCGGCACCCCGCAGGCGGCGGTCCCGTCACTCGAGGCACTCGTGAGCTGCGACCGTCACGAGGTGGTGGCGGTGGTCTCGCGGCCCGACGCCAGGACCGGTCGTGGCCGGAGTCTGTCCCGTAGTGCCGTGGCGGCTGTCGCCGACGACGCGGGCATCGAGGTCCTCACCCCGCCGAACGCGCGCGACCCGCAGTTCGCCGAGCGGCTCCGCGAACTCGCCCCCGACGCGGTCCCGGTGGTCGCCTACGGGCACCTGGTGCCGCGGCCCGTGCTGGACATCCCCACCCACGGGTGGGTGAACCTCCACTTCTCACTGTTGCCCGCGTGGCGGGGTGCCGCCCCGGTCAACGCCGCGATCGAGGCGGGAGACGAGGTGACCGGGGCCACGACCTTCCTGCTCGACGAGGGGATGGACACCGGTCCGGTCCTGGGGACGATGACCGAGGCGATACGGCCGCGCGACACCGCCGGCGACCTGCTCGGTCGCCTGTCGATGTCCGGCGCGGAGCTGCTCGTGGCCACCCTCGACGCCATCGAGGCGGGGGAGGCACGCGCAGTCCCGCAGCCGACGGACGGTATCTCGCGTGCAGGGAAGATCACCATCGACGACGCGCGCGTGCGCTGGGCTGATCCGGCACTGGCGGTGGATCGTCACATCCGATCCGTGACCCCGGCCCCGGGAGCGTGGACGACGCTCGCCGGGGAACGGGTCAAGATCGGTGCCGCGACTCCGTCTGACGAGGGCACGACCGCCTTGACGCCCGGGCGGATCCGGCTCGACAAGCGGACTCTCCTCGTGGGCACGGCCACCTCTCCGATGGTGCTGGAGGCTGTTCAGCCACCCGGTAAGAAGATGATGAACGCGGTCGACTGGGCGCGCGGTGCCCGGCTCGACGCCGAGGCGGAGTTCGCATGA
- the def gene encoding peptide deformylase, which produces MAVHPVRLFGDPVLRTPTDPVTSFDDRLARTVADLMDTVRHEEGAGLAAPQIGVSTRVFVYTCGGREGHLVNPEWEPIGDEKTHVNEGCLSIPGISEPTERYARVLARGVDVKGDPVTFEADGILARAVQHETDHLDGILFLQRLTQDRRRSAMAGIRASGWFGSDAISDGVVYDRLADAMAVR; this is translated from the coding sequence ATGGCCGTCCACCCCGTCCGGCTCTTCGGTGACCCCGTCCTGAGGACCCCGACCGATCCCGTCACCTCGTTCGACGACAGGCTGGCGCGCACCGTGGCCGACCTCATGGACACAGTCCGGCACGAGGAGGGAGCCGGGTTGGCGGCGCCGCAGATCGGTGTGTCCACCCGGGTGTTCGTCTACACCTGTGGTGGCCGGGAAGGCCACCTGGTCAATCCGGAGTGGGAACCGATCGGTGACGAGAAGACGCACGTCAACGAGGGTTGTCTGTCGATTCCCGGGATCTCGGAGCCCACTGAGCGTTACGCACGTGTCCTCGCGCGTGGCGTGGACGTCAAGGGGGACCCGGTGACCTTCGAGGCGGACGGGATCCTCGCCCGCGCGGTGCAGCACGAGACAGACCACCTCGACGGCATCCTGTTCCTCCAGCGTCTCACCCAGGACCGGCGTCGATCGGCGATGGCCGGGATCCGGGCCTCCGGGTGGTTCGGTAGCGACGCCATCAGCGACGGGGTCGTCTACGACCGGCTCGCCGACGCCATGGCGGTGAGGTGA
- a CDS encoding primosomal protein N': protein MTTTRPAARVAAADAPVARVLPLLGVPHLDREFDYLVPESLADQAIPGTRVRVRFAGRLVDGFLIERTDESDHAGDLAWLERVISPEPVLTPRLLRLVELVARRWVGMRSDVLRLAVPPRHAAAEKSVPDPQPPLGVTEGPVEIPTGWADHPMVARFLDAATGGVPARAVWTVPPGRDWARALAALADSVRRRGLQVLLIVPDQRDVDRLTAECRQVVGGGAAGRDLVVDLSAGIGPSARYRRWLRAVRGHARIVVGTRSAVFAPLPEPGLIVLHDDGDDSFVEPRAPYPHTREVAAQRSVLDGTPLLLSSVDRTPEVAEYVRSGWAHEIRPVPGLVRALAPRVVAFTDADPTQARDVAGGRTRLPAVAVTMAREAVDVDAPVLVQVPRKGYIPTLLCGSCRTPARCRRCNGPLRAGRMDAVLGPVDLACGWCGAPEPGFRCVACGSRALRAGVVGTGRTAEELGRMFPGVRVRTSGGGEILDTVPAAPAIIVSTPGAEPVAEGGYGAALLLDSWALLGRPDLRAVQNALRFWVGAASLVRPAAEGGRVFLSADSGSPVAQALVRWDPQGWAARELADRAEVGFPPAVHMVAVDGPAAALSAILEELRLPDEVEVLGPVDLPPGEELPGHDGVDDPERMLLRVPPGLLAAVSTELRAVVVARSGRRSADPVRVRLDPVHIG from the coding sequence GTGACCACGACTCGCCCGGCGGCCCGGGTCGCGGCGGCTGACGCCCCCGTGGCCCGGGTGCTTCCGCTGCTCGGAGTTCCGCACCTGGACAGGGAGTTCGACTACCTGGTCCCGGAATCCCTGGCCGATCAGGCGATCCCGGGAACGCGCGTCCGGGTGCGGTTCGCGGGCAGGCTCGTCGACGGGTTCCTCATCGAGCGCACGGACGAGTCGGATCACGCCGGGGACCTGGCCTGGTTGGAGCGCGTGATCTCGCCGGAGCCCGTGCTGACGCCGCGGTTGCTCCGGCTCGTCGAGCTGGTCGCCCGGAGGTGGGTGGGCATGCGTTCGGACGTCCTCCGGCTGGCCGTCCCCCCGCGGCACGCGGCGGCCGAGAAATCGGTGCCCGACCCGCAGCCTCCGCTGGGGGTGACGGAGGGGCCGGTCGAGATACCGACCGGCTGGGCCGACCACCCGATGGTGGCCCGGTTCCTCGACGCGGCGACCGGTGGGGTCCCGGCGCGGGCCGTCTGGACCGTGCCACCGGGACGGGACTGGGCACGGGCGCTGGCCGCGCTGGCGGACTCCGTCAGGCGACGAGGTCTGCAGGTGTTGCTGATCGTCCCGGACCAGCGGGACGTCGACCGGTTGACCGCCGAATGCCGGCAGGTCGTGGGCGGGGGTGCCGCCGGACGGGACCTGGTGGTCGACCTGTCGGCGGGTATCGGCCCCTCGGCCCGGTACCGACGGTGGTTGCGCGCCGTCCGGGGGCACGCGAGGATCGTCGTGGGGACGCGCAGCGCCGTGTTCGCGCCGCTCCCGGAGCCCGGCTTGATCGTGCTGCACGACGACGGTGACGATTCGTTCGTGGAGCCGCGGGCCCCCTATCCGCACACCAGGGAGGTGGCGGCGCAGCGCTCCGTGCTCGACGGCACCCCGTTGCTCCTGAGCTCGGTGGACCGGACCCCGGAGGTGGCCGAGTACGTGCGGTCGGGATGGGCACACGAGATCCGGCCCGTACCCGGCCTCGTCCGGGCTCTCGCCCCGCGCGTGGTCGCCTTCACGGACGCGGATCCGACCCAGGCCCGCGATGTGGCCGGCGGCCGGACCCGACTGCCTGCCGTGGCGGTGACGATGGCCCGGGAGGCCGTCGACGTGGACGCGCCGGTGCTCGTGCAGGTGCCGAGGAAGGGATACATCCCGACCCTGCTGTGCGGATCGTGTCGGACGCCGGCCCGGTGCCGCCGGTGCAACGGACCACTGCGTGCGGGGCGGATGGACGCGGTCCTCGGGCCCGTGGATCTGGCCTGCGGCTGGTGCGGGGCCCCTGAGCCGGGCTTCCGGTGCGTGGCCTGTGGGTCCAGGGCCCTGCGCGCGGGGGTCGTGGGTACGGGGAGGACGGCGGAGGAGCTCGGCCGGATGTTCCCCGGTGTCAGGGTCCGGACGAGTGGGGGAGGGGAGATCCTCGACACCGTGCCCGCGGCCCCCGCCATCATCGTGTCCACCCCCGGGGCCGAACCGGTCGCCGAGGGCGGGTACGGCGCGGCGTTGCTCCTGGACTCCTGGGCTCTCCTCGGACGACCCGACCTGCGGGCGGTCCAGAACGCTCTGCGGTTCTGGGTGGGTGCGGCCTCGCTCGTCCGGCCGGCCGCTGAGGGTGGCCGGGTGTTCCTGTCGGCGGATTCCGGGTCCCCGGTCGCGCAGGCTCTCGTGCGATGGGACCCCCAGGGGTGGGCCGCACGCGAACTCGCCGACCGCGCCGAGGTGGGGTTCCCGCCCGCGGTCCACATGGTGGCGGTGGACGGCCCGGCCGCGGCCCTGTCGGCCATCCTCGAAGAACTCAGGCTCCCGGACGAGGTCGAGGTACTCGGCCCGGTCGACCTCCCCCCGGGCGAGGAGTTGCCCGGCCACGACGGCGTCGACGACCCCGAGCGGATGTTGCTCCGCGTCCCGCCCGGCCTCCTCGCCGCGGTCTCCACGGAGCTGCGGGCGGTCGTGGTGGCGCGGTCCGGCCGTCGGAGCGCCGACCCCGTCCGGGTGCGACTCGATCCGGTCCACATCGGCTGA
- the metK gene encoding methionine adenosyltransferase, whose product MTQARRLFTSESVTEGHPDKICDAISDAILDAMLTQDPEARVAVETMVTTGMVHVAGEVKTTGYVEIPQLIREKIVEVGYDSSDKGFDGVSCGVSISIGQQSPEIAQGVDTSHEARTSSDPVEDAIARQGAGDQGLMFGYACSDTPELMPLPIALAHRLSRRLTEVRKDGTLAYLRPDGKTQVTIEYDGERAVRLDTIVISTQHAPEIDLETTLRDDLTEHVIGPVLAEAAAGIETGDFRLLVNPTGRFVLGGPMGDAGLTGRKIIVDTYGGMARHGGGAFSGKDPSKVDRSAAYAMRWVAKNIVAAGLAERVEVQVAYAIGKAAPVGLFVEAFGTEKVDIAVLQEAVSSVFDLRPGAIIRDLDLKRPIYAGTAAYGHFGRTDLDLPWERTDRVDELKQAVGR is encoded by the coding sequence GTGACGCAGGCACGTCGGCTGTTCACCAGCGAGTCCGTGACCGAGGGGCATCCGGACAAGATCTGTGACGCGATCTCCGATGCCATCCTGGACGCGATGCTGACGCAGGACCCCGAGGCCCGCGTCGCCGTCGAGACGATGGTGACCACCGGGATGGTGCACGTGGCCGGTGAGGTCAAGACGACCGGGTACGTCGAGATCCCGCAGCTCATCCGCGAAAAGATCGTCGAGGTCGGTTACGACTCCTCCGACAAGGGCTTCGACGGAGTCTCCTGTGGTGTGTCGATCTCGATCGGACAGCAGTCCCCGGAGATCGCCCAGGGTGTGGACACCTCCCACGAGGCACGGACCTCCAGCGATCCGGTCGAGGACGCGATCGCCCGGCAGGGCGCCGGTGACCAGGGCCTGATGTTCGGTTACGCGTGCTCGGACACCCCGGAACTCATGCCGTTGCCCATCGCTCTGGCCCACCGCCTCTCGCGGCGGCTGACCGAGGTCCGCAAGGACGGCACGCTGGCGTACCTGCGCCCGGACGGCAAGACCCAGGTGACCATCGAGTACGACGGCGAACGCGCGGTCAGGCTGGACACGATCGTCATCTCCACGCAGCACGCACCCGAGATCGACCTGGAGACGACGCTGCGCGACGACCTCACCGAGCACGTCATCGGGCCGGTCCTCGCCGAGGCCGCGGCCGGTATCGAGACCGGCGACTTCCGCCTCCTGGTCAACCCGACGGGTCGGTTCGTCCTGGGCGGCCCGATGGGCGACGCCGGCCTGACCGGGCGCAAGATCATCGTGGACACCTACGGCGGGATGGCCCGTCACGGCGGCGGTGCGTTCTCCGGCAAGGACCCGTCGAAGGTCGACCGCTCCGCGGCGTACGCCATGCGGTGGGTCGCCAAGAACATCGTCGCGGCCGGGTTGGCCGAGCGTGTCGAGGTCCAGGTCGCGTACGCGATCGGCAAGGCCGCCCCGGTGGGGCTGTTCGTCGAGGCGTTCGGGACCGAGAAGGTCGACATCGCGGTCCTGCAGGAGGCGGTCTCCTCGGTGTTCGATCTGCGTCCCGGTGCGATCATCCGCGACCTCGACCTCAAGCGCCCGATCTACGCCGGGACGGCGGCCTACGGTCACTTCGGTCGGACCGACCTGGACCTGCCCTGGGAGAGGACCGACCGCGTCGACGAACTCAAGCAGGCCGTCGGGCGCTGA
- the coaBC gene encoding bifunctional phosphopantothenoylcysteine decarboxylase/phosphopantothenate--cysteine ligase CoaBC, translated as MTPPGGDGRRTRVVVGVGGGIAAYKSCGLIRLLTESGCHVDVVPTEAALNFVGSATFEALSGNPVSTGVFSDVPSVRHVALGQRADLVVVAPATADLLARVASGRADDLLTSTLLTARCPVLLAPAMHTEMWEHPATRRNVATLRTDGVHVMPPASGRLTGSDTGAGRLPEPADIARLSRLLLDGGTLPWDLAGRHVVVTSGGTREEIDPVRFLGNRSSGKQGHAIAAIAAARGARVTLVTSSDLPVPAAVEAIHIDSALEMRNATLSAAADADVVIKAAAVADFRPTDVSSSKLKKDSGSEPAQIRLERNPDILAGLVAARASGEIPAGCVLVGFAAETGDSTGSVLDHGRAKLARKGCDLLVVNEVGRGTTFGQDVNGGWILDAAGGEVSVDRASKDLLAGRILDAVVSVTDSPSARTTTDCTD; from the coding sequence GTGACCCCTCCCGGGGGCGATGGGCGCCGTACCCGCGTCGTCGTCGGCGTCGGGGGCGGGATCGCCGCCTACAAGTCGTGTGGTCTGATCAGGCTCCTCACCGAGTCCGGGTGCCACGTCGACGTCGTCCCCACCGAGGCGGCCCTGAACTTCGTCGGGTCCGCCACCTTCGAGGCCCTGTCGGGCAACCCGGTCTCGACCGGTGTGTTCTCCGACGTACCCTCGGTCCGCCACGTCGCCCTCGGGCAGCGGGCGGACCTCGTCGTCGTCGCCCCCGCGACCGCGGACCTGCTCGCGCGGGTCGCGTCCGGGCGCGCGGACGATCTGCTCACCTCCACCCTGTTGACCGCGCGGTGTCCGGTCCTTCTCGCGCCGGCGATGCACACCGAGATGTGGGAACACCCGGCGACGAGGCGCAACGTCGCCACCCTCCGCACAGACGGCGTCCATGTGATGCCCCCCGCCTCCGGCCGACTCACCGGATCCGACACCGGCGCCGGCCGGCTCCCCGAACCCGCCGACATCGCCCGTCTGTCGAGACTGCTGCTCGACGGCGGGACCCTTCCGTGGGACCTGGCCGGGCGCCACGTCGTGGTGACGTCCGGCGGCACCCGTGAGGAGATCGATCCCGTCCGTTTCCTCGGCAATCGCAGTTCCGGGAAACAGGGACACGCCATCGCCGCGATCGCCGCGGCGCGGGGAGCCCGCGTCACCCTGGTGACCTCCTCCGATCTGCCGGTGCCGGCCGCCGTCGAGGCGATCCACATCGACTCGGCCCTCGAGATGCGGAACGCCACCCTCTCGGCCGCGGCCGACGCCGATGTGGTGATCAAGGCCGCGGCGGTGGCCGACTTCCGCCCGACCGACGTGTCGTCCTCCAAACTCAAGAAGGACAGCGGATCCGAACCGGCCCAGATCCGGTTGGAACGCAATCCGGACATCCTCGCCGGGCTCGTCGCGGCCCGCGCGTCCGGGGAGATCCCCGCGGGCTGCGTCCTGGTGGGGTTCGCCGCCGAGACCGGCGATTCCACGGGGTCCGTCCTCGACCACGGCCGGGCGAAGCTCGCCCGGAAGGGGTGCGACCTCCTCGTCGTCAACGAGGTCGGGCGGGGCACCACCTTCGGGCAGGACGTGAACGGCGGCTGGATCCTCGACGCCGCGGGCGGGGAGGTGTCGGTGGACAGGGCGAGCAAGGATCTGCTGGCCGGGCGGATCCTCGACGCGGTGGTGTCCGTGACCGACTCACCATCCGCGCGGACCACCACGGACTGCACCGACTAG
- the rpoZ gene encoding DNA-directed RNA polymerase subunit omega encodes MATIEAAPAAPLYDTPIGITNPPIDELLERASSKYALVIFAAKRARQINSYYNQIEEGILEYVGPLVDPALHEKPLTIALRELHSDLLDCAEGE; translated from the coding sequence GTGGCCACCATCGAAGCAGCACCGGCAGCGCCGTTGTACGACACCCCGATCGGGATCACCAATCCGCCGATCGACGAGCTCCTCGAGCGGGCGTCCTCCAAGTACGCACTGGTGATCTTCGCCGCCAAGCGCGCACGTCAGATCAACTCGTACTACAACCAGATCGAGGAGGGCATCCTCGAGTACGTCGGCCCGCTGGTCGACCCGGCGCTCCACGAGAAGCCGCTGACCATCGCGCTGCGCGAGCTCCATTCCGACCTGCTCGACTGCGCCGAGGGAGAGTGA
- the gmk gene encoding guanylate kinase encodes MNTPSSGVSSPEAAAKRGRLIVLAGPSAVGKSTVVARLRDRVPDLFFSVSMTTRDPRPGEVDGRDYHFVSTEEFRRAVEQGRMLEWAEIHRGLQLSGTPAEPVRHALAEGRPVLIEVDLAGVRQIRDSIPEGRTVFLSPPSWEELEVRLRGRGTEPHEVVARRLETAKVEMAARDEFDEVVVNDELEAAVDELVSLLVGQD; translated from the coding sequence ATGAACACACCGTCGTCCGGGGTCTCGTCCCCGGAAGCGGCGGCGAAGAGGGGCCGGCTGATCGTCTTGGCCGGCCCCTCCGCCGTCGGCAAGTCAACTGTCGTGGCGCGCCTCCGCGATCGCGTCCCGGACCTCTTCTTCAGCGTGTCGATGACCACCCGGGACCCCCGTCCCGGGGAGGTCGACGGTCGCGACTACCACTTCGTCAGCACGGAGGAGTTCCGTCGCGCCGTCGAACAGGGACGGATGCTCGAGTGGGCGGAGATCCACCGCGGTCTCCAGCTCTCGGGTACCCCCGCGGAGCCGGTTCGTCACGCCCTCGCGGAGGGGCGTCCGGTCCTCATCGAGGTCGACCTCGCCGGCGTCCGGCAGATCCGGGACTCCATTCCGGAGGGACGGACCGTGTTCCTGTCGCCCCCCTCGTGGGAGGAGCTCGAAGTCCGTCTGCGGGGCAGAGGTACCGAACCTCACGAGGTCGTCGCCCGCAGGCTCGAGACCGCCAAGGTCGAGATGGCCGCGCGGGACGAGTTCGACGAGGTCGTCGTCAACGACGAACTCGAGGCCGCGGTCGATGAGTTGGTATCATTGCTGGTCGGCCAAGACTGA
- the mihF gene encoding integration host factor, actinobacterial type yields MALPQLTDEQRAAALEKAAAARRARAELKERLKRGGTDLKQVLKDAESDEILGKMKVSALLEALPKVGKVKAQEIMTELEIAPTRRLRGLGDRQRRALLERFDFTVD; encoded by the coding sequence GTGGCCCTTCCCCAGTTGACCGATGAGCAGCGCGCCGCTGCTCTGGAGAAGGCGGCTGCCGCCCGTCGCGCCCGGGCTGAGCTCAAGGAGCGCCTGAAGCGTGGTGGCACCGACCTCAAGCAGGTGCTCAAGGATGCCGAGAGTGACGAGATCCTCGGCAAGATGAAGGTCTCGGCGCTGCTCGAGGCCCTGCCCAAGGTCGGCAAGGTCAAGGCGCAGGAGATCATGACCGAGCTGGAGATCGCACCGACGCGTCGCCTGCGTGGTCTCGGAGATCGCCAGCGCCGCGCACTGCTCGAGCGGTTCGACTTCACGGTCGACTGA
- the pyrF gene encoding orotidine-5'-phosphate decarboxylase, with product MTDGTSRVSFGARLHGAVRARGNLCVGIDPHPALLEAWGLGVDAVGVREFSRRSLEAFGDLVPAIKPQVAFFEEHGSAGFAVLEEVLASIVEAGALSIADAKRGDIGSTMAGYARAWLAEGSPLACDALTVSPYLGVASLDAAFDAATANDRGLFVLARTSNPEAVGLQAATGPSGTVAQMVVDEVGHRNAASGPGAPGSFGVVVGATVAEPPRLDDLSGPVLMPGVGEQGGTAEDVRRIAGPALPRTLVNVSRHVLRSGPDVGAMRAVVRDLAETYRFAESD from the coding sequence ATGACCGACGGAACGTCCCGGGTCTCCTTCGGGGCGCGGCTCCACGGCGCGGTCCGGGCCCGGGGAAACCTCTGCGTGGGCATCGACCCGCACCCGGCTCTCCTCGAGGCCTGGGGGCTGGGTGTGGACGCCGTGGGTGTCCGCGAGTTCTCCCGTCGATCGCTGGAGGCCTTCGGGGATCTCGTGCCGGCGATCAAACCCCAGGTGGCGTTCTTCGAGGAGCACGGATCCGCCGGGTTCGCGGTCCTCGAGGAGGTGCTGGCGTCGATCGTCGAGGCCGGAGCTCTGTCGATCGCGGACGCCAAGCGCGGGGACATCGGTTCGACGATGGCCGGGTACGCCCGGGCGTGGCTGGCGGAGGGCTCACCTCTGGCGTGTGACGCGCTCACGGTGTCCCCGTACCTCGGGGTGGCATCGCTCGACGCGGCCTTCGACGCCGCCACGGCGAACGACCGCGGGTTGTTCGTGTTGGCCCGCACCTCCAACCCGGAGGCGGTGGGACTGCAGGCGGCCACCGGGCCCTCCGGGACGGTCGCGCAGATGGTGGTGGACGAGGTGGGCCACCGGAACGCCGCGTCGGGGCCCGGGGCGCCGGGCTCGTTCGGTGTGGTGGTGGGCGCGACGGTCGCCGAGCCTCCGCGACTGGACGATCTCTCCGGTCCGGTTCTCATGCCGGGGGTGGGGGAGCAGGGGGGGACCGCCGAGGACGTCCGGAGGATCGCCGGACCCGCGTTGCCCCGCACCCTCGTCAACGTCTCCCGGCACGTCCTGCGTTCCGGTCCGGACGTCGGGGCGATGCGCGCGGTGGTCCGCGACCTGGCCGAGACCTACCGGTTCGCCGAATCCGACTGA